The following proteins are encoded in a genomic region of Neoarius graeffei isolate fNeoGra1 chromosome 6, fNeoGra1.pri, whole genome shotgun sequence:
- the tbrg1 gene encoding transforming growth factor beta regulator 1 isoform X1, which produces MEEWAKIPAAVCAILVKNYRKRLISVIVKKDSVSQLKWTYDKNSRPLHSFVLSPPVSLPVMDPLNSLSNFEAEMESDGQGSYSLFPALDNISSLAGAPESLETEPSGEVVDKPNLTWLDAAQIVLEEAGRPMHIKEIKQRIIDRGLVQSNAKSSLEAVMYRETQKGSRRFKRIENRNGVFALLTDEERQQALQAFSAQSAFSSSGPSLPSGSPHGHSEHRPKVRKALRKSQNEKYRLKYLRLRKAARAMIFENAALGDEVARLEEKFVRAKEERRFLLKTLLQYQSLAEGELLSTPVSSAHTPTTFSSSAAGGAVVPTGQSQGSGLSGPDDGFLKKPKKERKERGKENGREEVTKKMSKKRKVAEGGARKLVQPIPLDSSGRPVFPIVLGGLTVYSLGEIITDRAHFHDESAIYPVGFCSTRVFASMKNPEQQCLYTCQIKDSNQGPQFEIVPEDDPQNAIVGLSALSCHTDLLKAIAAKIGKPLTSIISTGADFFGFSDPTIQNLIQSCPGARKCSNYQWVRFEVCRPGDGQASHTLSEDDASVNFEAFQRLLHCEDAGSNQGLPTDQNSTVRPTQTSISSHQHLLSSASLQTPAPGSFSTT; this is translated from the exons atggaggagtgggccaaaatccctgctgcagtgtgcGCAATcctggtcaagaactacaggaaacgtctgatCTCTGTAATTGTAAAGAaag attctgtctcacagttgaagtggacctacgataaaaattccagacctctccattcttt TGTTTTATCTCCTCCAGTCTCTCTGCCAGTGATGGATCCCTTGAACAGTCTCTCCAACTTCGAGGCAGAGATGGAGTCTGATGGACAGGGCTCTTATTCCCTCTTTCCAGCTTTGGACAATATCTCAAGTTTGGCAGGAGCACCTGAGTCTCTGGAAAC TGAACCATCAGGAGAAGTCGTCGACAAACCCAACCTCACATGGCTTGATGCTGCCCAG attgttCTGGAAGAGGCGGGACGTCCGATGCACATCAAGGAGATCAAGCAGAGGATCATCGATCGGGGATTGGTGCAGTCCAA TGCAAAGTCAAGCCTTGAGGCTGTGATGTACCGTGAG ACACAGAAAGGGAGCAGGCGCTTCAAGAGGATTGAGAACAGAAATGGAGTCTTTGCTCTTTTG ACTGATGAAGAGAGACAGCAGGCTCTGCAGGCCTTTTCTGCTCAATCAGCCTTCTCGAGCTCAGGTCCCTCTCTGCCATCTGGGTCCCCTCACGGCCACTCGGAGCACAGGCCAAAAGTCAGAAAGGCTCTCCGCAAGAGCCAGAACGAGAAGTACAGGCTTAAGTACCTCCGTCTCCGTAAGGCTGCTCGTGCCATGATCTTT GAGAACGCGGCACTAGGTGATGAGGTTGCACGCTTGGAAGAGAAGTTCGTTCGGGCAAAAGAAGAGAGGAG GTTCTTGCTGAAGACGCTGTTGCAGTACCAGTCGTTGGCAGAAGGTGAGCTGCTCTCGACCCCCGTGAGCAGTGCTCACACTCCTACCACCTTCAGCTCCagtgcagcagggggcgctgttgtACCCACAGGCCAGAGCCAGGGTTCTGGACTTTCAGGGCCTGATGATGGCTTTCTGAAGAAACCCAAGAAAGAACGAAAGGAACGAGGGAAGGAGAATGGACGAGAAGAAG TGACCAAAAAGATGTCGAAGAAGAGGAAAGTGGCCGAGGGTGGAGCGCGTAAACTGGTCCAGCCCATTCCACTGGACTCCTCTGGCAGGCCTGTCTTTCCCATCGTATTGGGAGGGCTCACTGTCTACAGCCTGGGCGAG ATCATTACAGATAGAGCTCATTTCCATGATGAAAGTGCCATTTACCCCGTCGGCTTCTGCAGCACGCGAGTGTTTGCCAGTATGAAGAACCCGGAGCAGCAGTGTCTCTATACCTGTCAGATTAAAGATAGCAACCAGGGACCACAG TTTGAGATCGTCCCGGAAGATGACCCACAGAACGCCATCGTGGGCTTGTCCGCTCTGAGCTGCCATACAGATCTGCTGAAAGCCATCGCTGCTAAGAT AGGCAAGCCTTTGACCAGCATCATCTCCACTGGTGCCGACTTCTTTGGTTTCTCAGACCCGACCATTCAGAACTTGATTCAGAGCTGTCCTGGAGCTCGCAAGTGCAGCAA TTATCAGTGGGTGCGCTTCGAGGTGTGTCGACCAGGAGACGGACAGGCATCTCACACACTATCTGAGGATGACGCGTCGGTGAATTTTGAAGCTTTTCAGCGTCTGCTGCATTGCGAGGACGCCGGGAGCAATCAAGGGCTGCCTACAGACCAGAACAGTACAG
- the tbrg1 gene encoding transforming growth factor beta regulator 1 isoform X2: MEEWAKIPAAVCAILVKNYRKRLISVIVKKDSVSQLKWTYDKNSRPLHSFVLSPPVSLPVMDPLNSLSNFEAEMESDGQGSYSLFPALDNISSLAGAPESLETEPSGEVVDKPNLTWLDAAQIVLEEAGRPMHIKEIKQRIIDRGLVQSNAKSSLEAVMYRETQKGSRRFKRIENRNGVFALLTDEERQQALQAFSAQSAFSSSGPSLPSGSPHGHSEHRPKVRKALRKSQNEKYRLKYLRLRKAARAMIFENAALGDEVARLEEKFVRAKEERRFLLKTLLQYQSLAEGELLSTPVSSAHTPTTFSSSAAGGAVVPTGQSQGSGLSGPDDGFLKKPKKERKERGKENGREEVTKKMSKKRKVAEGGARKLVQPIPLDSSGRPVFPIVLGGLTVYSLGEIITDRAHFHDESAIYPVGFCSTRVFASMKNPEQQCLYTCQIKDSNQGPQFEIVPEDDPQNAIVGLSALSCHTDLLKAIAAKIGKPLTSIISTGADFFGFSDPTIQNLIQSCPGARKCSNYQWVRFEVCRPGDGQASHTLSEDDASVNFEAFQRLLHCEDAGSNQGLPTDQNMRPTQTSISSHQHLLSSASLQTPAPGSFSTT, from the exons atggaggagtgggccaaaatccctgctgcagtgtgcGCAATcctggtcaagaactacaggaaacgtctgatCTCTGTAATTGTAAAGAaag attctgtctcacagttgaagtggacctacgataaaaattccagacctctccattcttt TGTTTTATCTCCTCCAGTCTCTCTGCCAGTGATGGATCCCTTGAACAGTCTCTCCAACTTCGAGGCAGAGATGGAGTCTGATGGACAGGGCTCTTATTCCCTCTTTCCAGCTTTGGACAATATCTCAAGTTTGGCAGGAGCACCTGAGTCTCTGGAAAC TGAACCATCAGGAGAAGTCGTCGACAAACCCAACCTCACATGGCTTGATGCTGCCCAG attgttCTGGAAGAGGCGGGACGTCCGATGCACATCAAGGAGATCAAGCAGAGGATCATCGATCGGGGATTGGTGCAGTCCAA TGCAAAGTCAAGCCTTGAGGCTGTGATGTACCGTGAG ACACAGAAAGGGAGCAGGCGCTTCAAGAGGATTGAGAACAGAAATGGAGTCTTTGCTCTTTTG ACTGATGAAGAGAGACAGCAGGCTCTGCAGGCCTTTTCTGCTCAATCAGCCTTCTCGAGCTCAGGTCCCTCTCTGCCATCTGGGTCCCCTCACGGCCACTCGGAGCACAGGCCAAAAGTCAGAAAGGCTCTCCGCAAGAGCCAGAACGAGAAGTACAGGCTTAAGTACCTCCGTCTCCGTAAGGCTGCTCGTGCCATGATCTTT GAGAACGCGGCACTAGGTGATGAGGTTGCACGCTTGGAAGAGAAGTTCGTTCGGGCAAAAGAAGAGAGGAG GTTCTTGCTGAAGACGCTGTTGCAGTACCAGTCGTTGGCAGAAGGTGAGCTGCTCTCGACCCCCGTGAGCAGTGCTCACACTCCTACCACCTTCAGCTCCagtgcagcagggggcgctgttgtACCCACAGGCCAGAGCCAGGGTTCTGGACTTTCAGGGCCTGATGATGGCTTTCTGAAGAAACCCAAGAAAGAACGAAAGGAACGAGGGAAGGAGAATGGACGAGAAGAAG TGACCAAAAAGATGTCGAAGAAGAGGAAAGTGGCCGAGGGTGGAGCGCGTAAACTGGTCCAGCCCATTCCACTGGACTCCTCTGGCAGGCCTGTCTTTCCCATCGTATTGGGAGGGCTCACTGTCTACAGCCTGGGCGAG ATCATTACAGATAGAGCTCATTTCCATGATGAAAGTGCCATTTACCCCGTCGGCTTCTGCAGCACGCGAGTGTTTGCCAGTATGAAGAACCCGGAGCAGCAGTGTCTCTATACCTGTCAGATTAAAGATAGCAACCAGGGACCACAG TTTGAGATCGTCCCGGAAGATGACCCACAGAACGCCATCGTGGGCTTGTCCGCTCTGAGCTGCCATACAGATCTGCTGAAAGCCATCGCTGCTAAGAT AGGCAAGCCTTTGACCAGCATCATCTCCACTGGTGCCGACTTCTTTGGTTTCTCAGACCCGACCATTCAGAACTTGATTCAGAGCTGTCCTGGAGCTCGCAAGTGCAGCAA TTATCAGTGGGTGCGCTTCGAGGTGTGTCGACCAGGAGACGGACAGGCATCTCACACACTATCTGAGGATGACGCGTCGGTGAATTTTGAAGCTTTTCAGCGTCTGCTGCATTGCGAGGACGCCGGGAGCAATCAAGGGCTGCCTACAGACCAGAACA
- the tbrg1 gene encoding transforming growth factor beta regulator 1 isoform X3, whose protein sequence is MDPLNSLSNFEAEMESDGQGSYSLFPALDNISSLAGAPESLETEPSGEVVDKPNLTWLDAAQIVLEEAGRPMHIKEIKQRIIDRGLVQSNAKSSLEAVMYRETQKGSRRFKRIENRNGVFALLTDEERQQALQAFSAQSAFSSSGPSLPSGSPHGHSEHRPKVRKALRKSQNEKYRLKYLRLRKAARAMIFENAALGDEVARLEEKFVRAKEERRFLLKTLLQYQSLAEGELLSTPVSSAHTPTTFSSSAAGGAVVPTGQSQGSGLSGPDDGFLKKPKKERKERGKENGREEVTKKMSKKRKVAEGGARKLVQPIPLDSSGRPVFPIVLGGLTVYSLGEIITDRAHFHDESAIYPVGFCSTRVFASMKNPEQQCLYTCQIKDSNQGPQFEIVPEDDPQNAIVGLSALSCHTDLLKAIAAKIGKPLTSIISTGADFFGFSDPTIQNLIQSCPGARKCSNYQWVRFEVCRPGDGQASHTLSEDDASVNFEAFQRLLHCEDAGSNQGLPTDQNSTVRPTQTSISSHQHLLSSASLQTPAPGSFSTT, encoded by the exons ATGGATCCCTTGAACAGTCTCTCCAACTTCGAGGCAGAGATGGAGTCTGATGGACAGGGCTCTTATTCCCTCTTTCCAGCTTTGGACAATATCTCAAGTTTGGCAGGAGCACCTGAGTCTCTGGAAAC TGAACCATCAGGAGAAGTCGTCGACAAACCCAACCTCACATGGCTTGATGCTGCCCAG attgttCTGGAAGAGGCGGGACGTCCGATGCACATCAAGGAGATCAAGCAGAGGATCATCGATCGGGGATTGGTGCAGTCCAA TGCAAAGTCAAGCCTTGAGGCTGTGATGTACCGTGAG ACACAGAAAGGGAGCAGGCGCTTCAAGAGGATTGAGAACAGAAATGGAGTCTTTGCTCTTTTG ACTGATGAAGAGAGACAGCAGGCTCTGCAGGCCTTTTCTGCTCAATCAGCCTTCTCGAGCTCAGGTCCCTCTCTGCCATCTGGGTCCCCTCACGGCCACTCGGAGCACAGGCCAAAAGTCAGAAAGGCTCTCCGCAAGAGCCAGAACGAGAAGTACAGGCTTAAGTACCTCCGTCTCCGTAAGGCTGCTCGTGCCATGATCTTT GAGAACGCGGCACTAGGTGATGAGGTTGCACGCTTGGAAGAGAAGTTCGTTCGGGCAAAAGAAGAGAGGAG GTTCTTGCTGAAGACGCTGTTGCAGTACCAGTCGTTGGCAGAAGGTGAGCTGCTCTCGACCCCCGTGAGCAGTGCTCACACTCCTACCACCTTCAGCTCCagtgcagcagggggcgctgttgtACCCACAGGCCAGAGCCAGGGTTCTGGACTTTCAGGGCCTGATGATGGCTTTCTGAAGAAACCCAAGAAAGAACGAAAGGAACGAGGGAAGGAGAATGGACGAGAAGAAG TGACCAAAAAGATGTCGAAGAAGAGGAAAGTGGCCGAGGGTGGAGCGCGTAAACTGGTCCAGCCCATTCCACTGGACTCCTCTGGCAGGCCTGTCTTTCCCATCGTATTGGGAGGGCTCACTGTCTACAGCCTGGGCGAG ATCATTACAGATAGAGCTCATTTCCATGATGAAAGTGCCATTTACCCCGTCGGCTTCTGCAGCACGCGAGTGTTTGCCAGTATGAAGAACCCGGAGCAGCAGTGTCTCTATACCTGTCAGATTAAAGATAGCAACCAGGGACCACAG TTTGAGATCGTCCCGGAAGATGACCCACAGAACGCCATCGTGGGCTTGTCCGCTCTGAGCTGCCATACAGATCTGCTGAAAGCCATCGCTGCTAAGAT AGGCAAGCCTTTGACCAGCATCATCTCCACTGGTGCCGACTTCTTTGGTTTCTCAGACCCGACCATTCAGAACTTGATTCAGAGCTGTCCTGGAGCTCGCAAGTGCAGCAA TTATCAGTGGGTGCGCTTCGAGGTGTGTCGACCAGGAGACGGACAGGCATCTCACACACTATCTGAGGATGACGCGTCGGTGAATTTTGAAGCTTTTCAGCGTCTGCTGCATTGCGAGGACGCCGGGAGCAATCAAGGGCTGCCTACAGACCAGAACAGTACAG